One part of the Anguilla anguilla isolate fAngAng1 chromosome 11, fAngAng1.pri, whole genome shotgun sequence genome encodes these proteins:
- the LOC118207963 gene encoding vasopressin V2 receptor-like isoform X2, whose product MATVSWETDWGGLSHSTPAAGGGNSSSLFQDYTNSSHGRGEGARSWTVPENGTISGGSVPIPTVPQRDEVLAQAEFAILGLILALTTLGNGLVLWVLLRRRKHHAPMHLFMINLCVADLVVAFFQVLPQLVWDITLWFQGPDALCRLVKYLQVVGMFASSYMIVAMTVDRHYAICCPLQAYRGGAMSRWNVPIMVAWGLSLLLSVPQVFIFSRVEVYPGVFQCWAKFVEPWGLKAYVTWVTLAVFILPALVITICQVRIFREIHNNIYLKSERRVSAELRKNSVLFRFHCVGKEADKERERGRGGGGGGGRREGRGSHSSKGGSPGSRSRGNGSFHAHPSNSPSYWPHASSYCPASCDPSELITLNPTSSENGSSVGAPAPVPRVPPAADSSLHPPGQTTSLPPTGEHPPFTPDDVISDGSPPDLFPPPAAPLPVPLPSSSVSRAVSKTARMTLVIVLVYTVCWSPYFIVQLWGAWDTNAPKEGPFPYSSSQNITDNSVTPTIYLQGPA is encoded by the exons ATGGCAACTGTCTCCTGGGAAACGGACTGGGGCGGTCTAAGCCACTCCACTCCAGCGGCAGGGGGAGGCAACAGTTCCTCCCTTTTCCAAGACTACACCAACTCCAGCCATGGCCGCGGGGAAGGTGCCCGTTCTTGGACAGTCCCTGAAAATGGGACCATTTCAGGGGGCTCCGTGCCCATACCAACTGTGCCACAGAGGGACGAGGTGCTGGCACAGGCAGAGTTTGCGATTCTTGGCCTGATCTTGGCACTGACGACCCTGGGGAATGGGCTGGTCCTGTGGGTCTTACTGCGGCGGAGGAAGCACCACGCCCCCATGCACCTGTTCATGATCAACCTGTGCGTGGCCGACCTGGTGGTGGCCTTCTTCCAG gtGCTGCCCCAGCTGGTCTGGGACATAACGTTGTGGTTCCAGGGTCCAGATGCCCTGTGCCGCTTGGTCAAGTACCTGCAGGTGGTGGGCATGTTCGCCTCCTCCTACATGATCGTGGCCATGACGGTGGACCGCCATTACGCcatctgctgccccctgcaggcgtACCGCGGCGGCGCCATGTCACGCTGGAACGTCCCCATCATGGTGGCTTGGGGGCTGTCCCTCCTGCTCAGTGTCCCACAG gtCTTCATCTTTTCCAGGGTAGAGGTGTATCCGGGGGTGTTTCAGTGCTGGGCTAAATTCGTCGAGCCCTGGGGGCTCAAGGCTTATGTCACATGGGTGACCCTGGCAGTGTTCATACTGCCAGCTCTCGTCATTACCATCTGTCAG GTACGAATATTCAGAGAAATCCACAACAACATCTACCTGAAGTCAGAGAGGCGGGTGTCAGCGGAACTCAGGAAGAACTCCGTACTCTTCCGGTTCCACTGTGTGGGGAAGGAGGCAGataaagaaagggagagggggagggggggaggaggaggaggcggacgaagagaggggagaggcagCCACTCTTCGAAAGGCGGCAGCCCTGGTTCCCGCTCCCGCGGCAACGGGTCCTTCCACGCCCACCCCTCGAACTCGCCCAGTTACTGGCCCCACGCCTCCTCGTACTGCCCCGCTTCCTGCGACCCCTCCGAACTGATAACCCTGAACCCCACCAGTTCTGAAAATGGCTCCTCTGTGGGCGCGCCCGCCCCCGTGCCGAGGGTGCCCCCAGCCGCAGACTCTTCTCTGCACCCCCCGGGACAGACTACCTCACTTCCCCCCACGGGCGAACACCCTCCCTTCACCCCCGATGATGTCATCTCCGATGGGTCCCCCCCCGATCTGTTccctccccccgccgccccaCTCCCAGTGCCCCTGCCCTCCTCGAGCGTGTCCCGGGCTGTATCCAAGACGGCGCGGATGACGCTGGTGATCGTGCTCGTCTACACCGTGTGCTGGTCGCCCTACTTCATCGTCCAGCTGTGGGGTGCCTGGGACACCAACGCACCCAAGGAAGGTCCGTTTCCCTATTCATCTTCTCAAAATATCACAGACAATTCAGTAACACCCACCATATATCTACAGGGCCCTGCATGA